In Azotosporobacter soli, the genomic stretch CTCCACTCCCGCTAATGATATGATAAAATCATTAGCGGGAGTGATTTTATGTACGAGAAAAAAGATCGAAGTCAACAAAGCCAAATTGAATTCTTCTGCTTAGAAGATTTAGTACCGAAAGATCATATATTACGAGACATTGAACGAGCCATCGATTTTCGCTTCATCTACGACGAAGTCGACGGTTTATATAGCGACTCCGAACGAGGCAAACCAGGAATTGATCCGGTGAGTCTGTTTAAGATCGTACTGATTCAATACCTGTTCGGCATTCGTAGCATGCGTCAAACCATGAAAGAAATTGAAGTAAATATGGCTTACCGCTGGTTTATCGGATACGGCCTTACCGAAAAAGTCCCGCACTTTTCAACCTTCGGCAAGAATTATACCCGGCGTTTTCAAGGAAGCGATGTGTTTGAGCGGATCTTTATGCGCATCCTGTACGAAGCAGTAAACTGCGGTTTCATTGATGCAAGTTCCGTATTCATTGACGGAACCCATATCAAAGCACGAGCCAACAAAAAGAAAAGCGCAAAAGTGTTTGTGCCGATTCCGGCCAAGCAATATCAAGATGAACTGAATGCGGAAATTCAAGCCGATCGCGAAAACCATGGCAAGAAACGGTTAAAAGATAAAGACGACGATGAAAATCCGCCGCAAGGTAAAACCATCACGCAAAGTACGACGGATCCGGAAAGCGGCTTGTTTCATAAAGGCGAGCATGAAAAATGCTTTGCCTACGTAACCAACACGGCTTGTGACCGGCATAACTTCATATTAGGATACGAAGTCGCAGCGGGCAATGTTAATGACAGTCGATTGTTTGATGAACTGTATGAACGAGTCGTCAGTTATTTCCCTGAAACCGAAACCGTTGCCGTCGATGCGGGCTACAAAACGCCCTGGATTATGAAACAAATTATCGACAGTGGCCGAATTCCTGTCGTTCCCTACAAGCGTCCTATGACAAAAGAAGGGTTCTTCAAGAAATATGAATACGTATATGATGAATATTATGAATGCA encodes the following:
- a CDS encoding IS1182 family transposase, coding for MYEKKDRSQQSQIEFFCLEDLVPKDHILRDIERAIDFRFIYDEVDGLYSDSERGKPGIDPVSLFKIVLIQYLFGIRSMRQTMKEIEVNMAYRWFIGYGLTEKVPHFSTFGKNYTRRFQGSDVFERIFMRILYEAVNCGFIDASSVFIDGTHIKARANKKKSAKVFVPIPAKQYQDELNAEIQADRENHGKKRLKDKDDDENPPQGKTITQSTTDPESGLFHKGEHEKCFAYVTNTACDRHNFILGYEVAAGNVNDSRLFDELYERVVSYFPETETVAVDAGYKTPWIMKQIIDSGRIPVVPYKRPMTKEGFFKKYEYVYDEYYECMICPGNQALGYSTTNREGYQEYKSDAKQCKVCPHLEQCTQSKAHQKQVQRHVWESYLELADEYRHMPIYRDIYKLRSQTIERVFADAKEKHAMRYTQLRGLQKVKMQVTLTFACMNLKKLATWKKRRGILPPVFQRFFEKLRFCSENWITEIEKCTLRFA